A single Fundidesulfovibrio terrae DNA region contains:
- the ileS gene encoding isoleucine--tRNA ligase produces MKPAPSSVSFPKLEEETLASWNEDRIFWKSLEKTKNGKPYVFYDGPPFATGLPHYGHILTSYVKDTVPRYFTMRGRFVDRTWGWDCHGLPIEYEVEKKLAISGKAEIQEYGIGKFNQKCRDIVLGYAGEWEKAVNRIGRWVDFSRQYKTMDLTFMESVLWAFSQMYEKGLVYESPRVVAYCNRCMTPLSNFETGLDDSFRERDDMAITVRFREKADPTRSFLAWTTTPWTLPSNLALALGADITYALVEIAPDDKVWIAKERMEAYKKFLPENPVIVEEAKGSALAGLRYEPLFPYAVSEKNHVVLEGSFVDTSTGTGIVHMAPAFGEDDYNLCTSKGIEIFDPVDHQGKFTEAAPDLTGTGVFESNKVVARRLRETGALFAQENYRHRYPHCWRCDQPLIYRAISSWYVKVADNRDKLLECNEPINWVPNHIGTGRFKNWIADARDWSVSRNRFWGTPIPVWRCGTCGTLEVPGSIAELEARSGQKIEDLHRPFCDELGWSCSKDGCSGTMKRVPEVFDCWFESGAMPYGQAHYPFEKKEWFDANYPASFIVEYIAQTRGWFYTLLVEGALLKNQAPFTNCICHGVVLAEDGRKMSKRLKNFPDPMDVVNKYGSDALRIYLLSSPVVRGLDLRFSERDVEDAVRRYLIPFWNVFHFFTSYAALATGYEPRLIDTATELADRHILAELEELRKAVEANIEAYDLPKCYQAILTFVDTLSGWYVRLNRPRFWTDAINDDARQAFDTLYTCLVEASRVFAPFIPFAMDHIHKHLAGESVHLADWPQAVPGREDLKLTAEIDTVRRIIECGRSIREKVRINLRQPLSAILVAGVDKATVEPYRALIEEQVNVKAVEYPESPESFASRAVQLDAKKLGPLLKGSFGPTLAAAKAGNYEIGPDGALTAAGTRVEPGDFVIAWQGLSDGVGVAADRGLVTGLELAVTPELKREGAARTLNRLIQDQRKKLNLAYDQRIRLGIEADGVWKEALEAHLGWLTEQCLAVDVAWAASAPQIEVEDENGKLRVEVTGK; encoded by the coding sequence GTGAAACCAGCCCCGTCGTCCGTGTCGTTCCCCAAGCTCGAGGAAGAAACCCTCGCTTCCTGGAACGAAGACCGCATTTTCTGGAAGTCCCTGGAAAAGACCAAGAACGGCAAGCCCTACGTCTTCTACGACGGCCCGCCCTTCGCCACTGGCCTGCCCCACTACGGCCACATCCTCACCTCCTACGTGAAGGACACCGTGCCCCGCTACTTCACCATGCGCGGCCGCTTCGTGGACCGCACCTGGGGCTGGGACTGCCACGGCCTGCCCATCGAGTACGAGGTGGAGAAGAAGCTGGCCATCTCGGGCAAGGCCGAGATCCAGGAGTACGGCATCGGCAAGTTCAACCAGAAGTGCCGGGACATCGTGCTGGGCTACGCGGGCGAATGGGAAAAGGCGGTCAACCGCATCGGCCGCTGGGTGGACTTCTCCCGCCAGTACAAGACCATGGACCTGACCTTCATGGAGAGCGTGCTCTGGGCCTTCTCGCAGATGTACGAGAAGGGCCTGGTCTACGAGAGCCCGCGCGTGGTGGCTTACTGCAACCGCTGCATGACCCCGCTCTCCAACTTCGAGACCGGCTTGGACGACTCCTTCCGCGAGCGCGACGACATGGCCATCACCGTGCGCTTCCGGGAAAAGGCCGACCCCACCCGTTCCTTCCTGGCCTGGACCACCACCCCCTGGACCCTGCCCTCCAACCTGGCCCTGGCCCTGGGCGCGGACATCACCTACGCCCTGGTGGAAATCGCCCCGGACGACAAGGTCTGGATCGCCAAGGAACGCATGGAGGCCTACAAGAAATTCCTGCCCGAGAACCCGGTGATCGTGGAGGAGGCCAAGGGCTCGGCCCTGGCCGGCCTCCGCTACGAGCCCCTGTTCCCCTACGCCGTCAGCGAGAAGAACCATGTGGTGCTGGAGGGCTCCTTCGTGGACACCTCCACGGGCACGGGCATCGTGCACATGGCCCCGGCGTTCGGCGAGGACGACTACAACCTGTGCACCTCCAAGGGCATCGAGATCTTCGACCCGGTGGACCACCAGGGCAAGTTCACCGAGGCCGCCCCCGACTTGACCGGCACGGGAGTGTTCGAGTCCAACAAGGTCGTCGCCCGCCGCCTGCGCGAGACCGGGGCCCTGTTCGCCCAGGAGAACTACCGCCACAGGTATCCCCACTGCTGGCGCTGCGACCAGCCGCTCATCTACCGGGCCATCTCCAGCTGGTACGTGAAGGTGGCCGACAACCGCGACAAGCTGCTCGAGTGCAACGAGCCCATCAACTGGGTGCCTAACCACATCGGCACCGGCCGCTTCAAGAACTGGATCGCCGACGCGCGCGACTGGTCCGTGTCGCGGAACCGCTTCTGGGGCACGCCCATCCCGGTGTGGCGCTGCGGAACCTGCGGCACCCTCGAAGTGCCCGGCTCCATCGCCGAGCTCGAGGCCAGGAGCGGCCAAAAGATCGAGGACCTGCACCGCCCCTTCTGCGACGAGCTCGGATGGTCCTGCTCCAAGGACGGATGCTCGGGCACCATGAAGCGCGTGCCCGAGGTGTTCGACTGCTGGTTCGAGTCCGGGGCCATGCCCTACGGCCAGGCCCACTACCCCTTCGAGAAGAAGGAGTGGTTCGACGCCAACTATCCGGCCAGCTTCATCGTGGAGTACATCGCCCAGACGCGCGGCTGGTTCTACACCCTGCTGGTGGAAGGGGCGCTTTTAAAGAACCAGGCCCCCTTCACCAACTGCATCTGCCACGGCGTGGTGCTGGCCGAGGACGGCCGCAAGATGTCCAAGCGGCTGAAAAACTTCCCCGACCCCATGGACGTGGTGAACAAGTACGGCTCGGACGCCCTGCGCATCTACCTGCTCTCCTCGCCGGTGGTGCGCGGTCTGGACCTGCGCTTCTCCGAGCGCGACGTGGAGGACGCGGTCCGGCGTTACCTGATCCCCTTCTGGAACGTGTTCCACTTCTTCACCTCCTACGCTGCCCTGGCCACGGGCTATGAGCCCAGGCTCATCGATACCGCCACGGAGCTGGCCGACCGCCACATCCTGGCCGAGCTCGAGGAGTTGCGCAAAGCCGTCGAGGCAAACATCGAGGCCTACGACCTGCCCAAGTGCTACCAGGCCATCCTGACGTTCGTGGACACCCTGTCGGGCTGGTACGTGCGGCTGAACCGCCCCCGCTTCTGGACCGACGCCATCAACGACGACGCCCGCCAGGCCTTCGACACCCTCTACACCTGCCTGGTGGAAGCTTCGCGCGTCTTCGCGCCCTTCATCCCCTTCGCCATGGACCACATCCACAAGCACCTGGCAGGCGAGTCGGTGCACCTGGCCGACTGGCCCCAGGCCGTTCCGGGACGCGAGGACCTGAAACTCACCGCCGAGATCGACACCGTGCGCCGCATCATCGAGTGCGGCCGGTCCATCCGCGAGAAGGTGCGCATCAACCTGCGCCAGCCCCTTTCGGCCATCCTGGTGGCCGGTGTGGACAAGGCTACCGTGGAGCCCTACCGCGCGCTCATCGAGGAGCAGGTCAACGTCAAGGCCGTGGAATACCCCGAAAGCCCCGAGTCCTTCGCCAGCCGCGCCGTGCAACTGGACGCCAAGAAGCTCGGGCCCCTCTTGAAGGGATCCTTCGGGCCCACCCTGGCCGCCGCCAAGGCCGGAAACTACGAGATCGGGCCGGACGGAGCGCTCACGGCCGCCGGAACCCGCGTGGAGCCCGGCGACTTCGTGATCGCCTGGCAAGGACTCAGCGACGGCGTGGGCGTTGCAGCCGACAGGGGGCTGGTGACGGGCCTTGAGCTTGCCGTGACGCCGGAACTGAAGAGAGAAGGCGCGGCCCGGACGCTCAACCGCCTCATCCAGGACCAGCGCAAGAAGCTCAATCTTGCCTACGACCAGCGCATCCGGCTTGGCATCGAGGCCGACGGCGTGTGGAAAGAAGCCCTGGAGGCCCACCTGGGCTGGCTCACCGAGCAGTGCCTGGCCGTCGATGTGGCGTGGGCGGCAAGCGCCCCGCAGATCGAGGTCGAGGACGAGAACGGGAAGCTTCGGGTGGAAGTGACCGGGAAGTAA
- a CDS encoding tyrosine-protein phosphatase: MPAPEVVSTRNVSLCILALFFCFFASPARAQLAITTPILTSAQNFRDLAGISASNGGTGFVNPASNFGVMRTGVIYRSDQLGSLNTADLATISRLGIGRDIDLRTPAEISQTPDVVPIGAAYTNVNIYGTPAPVPEPPFTAPPSVAISFMQAAYQSFVTDPVQRAGFRTVLITLANDPHADVYHCSGGKDRTGWTSAILESIAGVSPATIMNDYLATNSYTAAFITSSRAAILSQVPGANPATANALLGVQSSYLQAGLDQVISSYGSMYGYLTQGLGLTLADIYVLRAKMVNYLMLPGQAGSAGNAASGAAFLNALQNSPLSGRYTSYNYYLQSAVDEGTLGGVQTQVGGQVHADAASYLLRQPQRIDEAITPYANGRDLGEGQTRVWLAGFGGNFWSDGRNGAARSTEYSAGSIIGATRRINNQASVNLGVGYNWGSVASADATATINTVLATIGGRYGFSALDAGPYVEARADAGWVDYQSRRGLGGGLGTATGSTNGAVYGGRVGLGDVIYAAPFTVALQAGVRVSGVSLGSFNESGSDLALHVHGMGKTSSSLLADLEVSLDRQQLGAWTIAPAVTLGYERVLGNPQAESIGTLYGLAVSQSSAYDSHDLMKAGLGVTAERGAFTAKARCDGVIGDGAHSAGISGQLSLAYSF, encoded by the coding sequence ATGCCGGCTCCTGAGGTGGTCTCGACGCGAAACGTTTCACTTTGCATCCTTGCGCTGTTTTTTTGTTTCTTTGCCTCGCCCGCGCGGGCTCAGCTGGCGATTACGACTCCAATCCTGACGTCCGCCCAAAATTTCAGAGATCTTGCGGGAATTTCGGCGAGCAATGGAGGGACCGGATTCGTCAACCCGGCCAGCAACTTCGGAGTGATGCGAACCGGGGTAATCTATCGGTCCGACCAACTGGGCTCTCTCAACACCGCGGACCTGGCAACCATCTCTCGGCTCGGCATCGGCCGGGATATCGATTTGCGAACCCCGGCAGAAATCAGTCAGACGCCCGATGTGGTTCCGATTGGAGCCGCGTATACCAACGTCAACATCTATGGCACTCCGGCTCCCGTGCCCGAGCCGCCGTTTACCGCTCCCCCCTCGGTTGCGATCAGTTTCATGCAGGCCGCTTACCAGTCATTTGTCACCGATCCGGTCCAGCGGGCGGGATTTCGCACCGTCTTGATCACCCTGGCCAATGACCCCCATGCCGATGTGTACCACTGTTCGGGCGGCAAGGACCGCACCGGCTGGACGTCCGCCATCCTCGAAAGCATCGCTGGCGTGTCGCCGGCGACCATCATGAACGACTATCTGGCCACCAACAGCTATACGGCCGCATTCATCACGTCTTCGCGGGCGGCCATCCTCTCGCAAGTGCCGGGAGCGAATCCGGCGACCGCCAATGCGCTGTTGGGGGTTCAGTCCAGCTATCTCCAGGCCGGGCTCGACCAGGTGATCTCCTCCTATGGGTCGATGTACGGCTATCTGACTCAGGGGCTGGGGCTCACCCTGGCGGACATCTACGTTCTGCGCGCCAAGATGGTGAACTACCTCATGTTGCCCGGGCAAGCCGGGTCAGCCGGAAACGCCGCCTCCGGCGCCGCTTTCCTGAATGCGTTGCAGAACTCCCCCCTGTCGGGCCGCTACACCAGCTACAATTACTATCTGCAGTCCGCCGTGGACGAGGGCACGCTCGGGGGCGTCCAGACGCAGGTCGGCGGCCAGGTGCATGCCGATGCCGCCTCGTATCTGCTGCGCCAGCCCCAGCGTATCGACGAGGCCATCACGCCCTACGCCAACGGCCGCGATCTCGGCGAAGGGCAGACCCGCGTCTGGCTGGCGGGCTTCGGGGGCAACTTCTGGTCCGATGGCCGCAACGGCGCTGCCCGCAGCACGGAGTACAGCGCCGGGTCGATCATCGGGGCCACGCGCCGCATCAACAATCAGGCCAGCGTCAATCTCGGCGTCGGCTACAATTGGGGGTCGGTCGCAAGCGCCGACGCCACCGCCACCATCAACACCGTTCTGGCCACGATTGGCGGACGGTACGGGTTTTCGGCCCTCGACGCCGGCCCGTATGTGGAGGCGCGCGCGGATGCAGGCTGGGTCGACTACCAAAGCAGACGCGGCCTGGGCGGAGGCCTGGGAACCGCCACCGGCAGTACCAACGGCGCCGTATACGGCGGCCGGGTTGGTCTCGGCGACGTTATTTACGCGGCTCCGTTCACCGTCGCCCTGCAGGCAGGGGTTCGCGTGTCCGGTGTATCCCTCGGCAGTTTCAACGAAAGCGGAAGTGACCTCGCCCTGCACGTCCATGGCATGGGCAAGACGTCTTCCAGCTTGCTGGCCGACCTGGAGGTCAGCCTTGATCGGCAACAACTCGGCGCCTGGACCATAGCGCCTGCCGTCACCCTCGGATACGAGCGGGTGCTCGGCAATCCCCAAGCCGAAAGCATCGGGACGCTCTACGGTCTCGCCGTGAGCCAATCCTCAGCCTACGACAGCCACGACCTCATGAAGGCCGGTTTGGGCGTAACGGCCGAGCGCGGCGCGTTCACCGCCAAGGCCCGGTGCGATGGCGTAATCGGTGACGGGGCACACAGCGCCGGCATCAGCGGACAACTGTCCCTTGCCTACAGTTTTTAG
- a CDS encoding flagellar protein FlaG codes for MNIQPTETPKDVVVAALDQERATAAVKHQDEKARPVESQDGQDQDASGHPLDKGQAEELLKKAQVYFEGKGVNLHFKTMDDSSGDVQVEVTDAQSKKVILKIPQDELVKLSENIKRMGKGVLDKAV; via the coding sequence ATGAACATACAACCGACCGAAACACCGAAAGACGTCGTGGTGGCGGCGTTGGATCAGGAGCGCGCTACGGCCGCAGTGAAGCACCAGGACGAAAAGGCCCGTCCGGTGGAGAGCCAGGACGGCCAGGACCAGGACGCATCGGGCCATCCCCTGGACAAGGGCCAGGCCGAGGAACTGCTCAAGAAGGCCCAGGTCTACTTCGAGGGAAAGGGAGTGAACCTGCACTTCAAGACCATGGACGACAGCTCCGGCGATGTGCAGGTGGAGGTGACGGACGCCCAGAGCAAGAAGGTCATCCTCAAGATTCCCCAGGACGAACTGGTCAAGCTCTCGGAGAACATCAAGCGCATGGGCAAGGGCGTCCTGGACAAGGCGGTCTGA
- a CDS encoding pyridoxamine 5'-phosphate oxidase family protein encodes MIPEKMLEVIKNEGVAAIATQGEDGPHLVNTWNSYLKVMDGGRIIVPAGYYHKTEKNVAHDNRVLMTVGSRKVTGKNGPGAGFLIRGTAAFETSGPHFEAVAKFKWARAALVITVTSVEQTL; translated from the coding sequence ATGATTCCTGAAAAAATGCTCGAGGTCATAAAGAACGAAGGCGTGGCGGCCATCGCCACCCAGGGCGAGGACGGCCCGCACTTGGTGAACACCTGGAACAGCTACCTGAAGGTCATGGACGGCGGCCGCATCATCGTCCCCGCCGGGTATTACCACAAGACCGAAAAGAACGTGGCCCACGACAACCGGGTGCTGATGACGGTGGGAAGCCGCAAGGTGACCGGGAAGAACGGCCCCGGCGCGGGGTTTCTCATCCGGGGCACGGCCGCCTTCGAGACCTCGGGACCGCATTTCGAGGCCGTGGCCAAATTCAAGTGGGCCCGGGCCGCGCTGGTGATCACGGTCACGTCGGTGGAGCAGACCCTCTAG
- a CDS encoding PLP-dependent aminotransferase family protein gives MFILDHNSPDPLYAQLARQIRERVLSGRLPAGAKLPSVRDLAAELSVSRNTVENTYLELTAEGYVHARARSGYFVSALDHEAPPPTAKRKLRGPDAAPGADPGAGPPCRYDFHPAKLDPHSFPAPLWRKYYLECLRESSGELARYGDGQGERELRQAVREYLDRSRGVACSPEQIVVCSGLQHALGMAATLVKDTHPRVGVENPGYFLPRSVLRNNSLEVVPVAVGPGGMDIDALKDSGSRVAYVTPSHQFPLGHVMPVGTRLKLIDWARAGGNVIIEDDYDSELRYQGKPIPSLQGLHPEGDIIYLGTFSKILSPALRLSYMVLPRSLLARYHELFRHYQAPASLLEQRTLARFMAQGHWDRHIRRMRTGCKKKHNALLRAVDAHFGDKAEIIGQGAGLHVVLRIPGMALGERELIRRAGVAGIRLFPFSETLDGGGGAEGLLLLGFGSMAPEEIDRATRLLAGICLGRDLPDTD, from the coding sequence ATGTTCATCCTCGACCACAACTCCCCCGACCCGCTCTACGCGCAGCTCGCCAGGCAGATCAGAGAACGGGTGCTGTCCGGCCGGTTGCCTGCGGGCGCGAAGCTCCCGTCCGTCAGGGACCTGGCCGCGGAGCTTTCGGTCAGCCGAAACACGGTGGAGAACACCTACCTGGAGCTTACCGCCGAGGGGTACGTTCACGCCCGGGCCCGAAGCGGCTATTTCGTGTCCGCCCTGGACCACGAAGCCCCTCCCCCGACCGCGAAGCGAAAGCTGCGAGGGCCGGACGCCGCACCCGGGGCGGATCCGGGGGCCGGGCCGCCCTGCCGCTACGATTTCCATCCGGCCAAGCTCGACCCGCACAGCTTCCCCGCGCCGCTGTGGCGCAAGTATTACCTGGAATGCCTGCGCGAGAGCTCCGGCGAACTGGCCCGCTACGGCGACGGGCAGGGAGAACGGGAGCTTCGCCAGGCCGTCCGGGAGTACCTGGACCGCTCGCGCGGCGTGGCCTGCTCTCCGGAGCAGATCGTGGTCTGCTCCGGGCTGCAGCACGCCCTGGGCATGGCCGCGACCCTCGTCAAGGACACGCACCCCAGGGTGGGCGTCGAGAACCCGGGCTATTTCCTCCCCCGGTCCGTTCTGCGCAACAACTCCCTGGAGGTGGTCCCGGTCGCCGTGGGCCCCGGCGGCATGGACATCGACGCTTTGAAGGACAGCGGGAGCCGCGTGGCCTACGTCACCCCCTCGCACCAGTTTCCGCTGGGCCACGTCATGCCCGTGGGCACCCGGCTTAAGCTCATCGACTGGGCGCGGGCGGGCGGCAACGTCATCATCGAGGACGATTACGACAGCGAACTGCGCTACCAGGGAAAGCCCATCCCCTCGCTGCAAGGGCTTCATCCGGAGGGGGACATCATCTACCTGGGCACGTTCTCCAAGATTCTGTCCCCGGCGCTACGCCTGAGCTACATGGTGCTCCCCCGCTCCCTGCTTGCCCGCTACCACGAGCTTTTCCGCCACTACCAGGCCCCGGCTTCGCTCCTGGAACAGCGGACCCTGGCCAGGTTCATGGCCCAGGGCCACTGGGACCGGCACATCCGGCGCATGCGCACCGGCTGCAAGAAAAAGCACAACGCGCTCCTGCGCGCCGTGGACGCCCATTTCGGGGACAAGGCCGAGATCATCGGCCAGGGGGCGGGACTGCACGTGGTGTTGCGGATTCCCGGCATGGCCCTTGGCGAGCGGGAGCTGATCCGCCGGGCGGGCGTGGCGGGCATACGGCTGTTCCCGTTCTCCGAGACCCTGGACGGAGGCGGCGGCGCGGAAGGCCTGCTGCTCCTGGGATTCGGCTCCATGGCCCCCGAGGAGATCGACCGGGCCACGCGGCTGCTCGCCGGGATATGCCTCGGCCGGGACCTGCCGGACACGGACTGA
- a CDS encoding glycosyl transferase — protein sequence MAAPGDVLISVVTPSRGDRPNALALAARSLDEAAANAVSAGLMRPGQVEWLVGFDGVKGVRPETTVPATFVDFPKSGNFGNYIRDRLIGLARGARLMFLDDDNALTPNALASFLSHPEVEMVIARIDVGRAFDIPYLPRPGTAEEAVRQGNIDPLCLCLSRDLVAGRGRGWGGEGGYESDFLNIRRYFQRARSVARIDDVVGVYDAGRGLDPEGVNPRQAKSGDRTSD from the coding sequence GTGGCCGCGCCAGGCGACGTTCTCATAAGCGTGGTGACGCCCAGCCGGGGCGACCGCCCGAACGCCCTGGCCCTGGCGGCAAGGAGCCTGGACGAAGCCGCCGCGAACGCCGTTTCCGCCGGGCTCATGCGGCCGGGGCAGGTGGAATGGCTGGTGGGATTCGACGGCGTCAAGGGCGTACGGCCCGAAACGACAGTGCCCGCAACCTTCGTGGACTTTCCCAAGAGCGGCAACTTCGGCAACTACATCCGCGACCGCCTGATCGGGCTGGCCCGGGGGGCGCGCCTGATGTTCCTGGACGACGACAACGCGCTGACCCCGAACGCCCTCGCGAGCTTCCTGTCGCATCCGGAGGTCGAGATGGTCATCGCCCGCATCGACGTGGGCCGCGCCTTCGACATCCCCTACCTCCCCCGGCCCGGCACCGCCGAGGAGGCCGTGCGCCAGGGCAACATCGACCCCCTGTGCCTGTGCCTCTCCCGGGATCTGGTCGCGGGACGCGGCCGGGGTTGGGGCGGGGAAGGCGGCTACGAATCGGATTTTTTGAACATCCGCCGCTATTTCCAGCGCGCCCGAAGCGTCGCGCGCATCGACGACGTGGTGGGCGTGTACGATGCGGGCCGGGGACTGGACCCCGAGGGAGTCAACCCCCGCCAGGCCAAGTCCGGGGACCGGACCTCGGACTGA